From the genome of Chroicocephalus ridibundus chromosome 1, bChrRid1.1, whole genome shotgun sequence, one region includes:
- the LDHB gene encoding L-lactate dehydrogenase B chain → MATLKEKLITPIAAAATVPNNKITVVGVGQVGMACAISILTKDLCDELALVDVLEDKLKGEMMDLQHGSLFLHTHKIVAGKDYAVTANSRIVVVTAGVRQQEGESRLNLVQRNVNVFKHIIPQIVKHSPNCIILVVSNPVDILTYVTWKLSGLPKHRVIGSGCNLDTARFRYLMSERLGIHPASCHGWILGEHGDSSVAVWSGVNVAGVSLQELNPAMGTDKDGENWKEVHKQVVESAYEVIKLKGYTNWAIGLSVADLCETMLKNLCRVHSVSTLVKGMYGVENDVFLSLPAVLNSSGLTSVINQKLKDDEVAQLKKSADTLWNIQKDLKDL, encoded by the exons ATGGCAACGCTGAAGGAGAAGCTGATCACCCCCATCGCCGCGGCAGCCACCGTCCCCAACAACAAGATAACCGTTGTGGGGGTTGGACAGGTTGGCATGGCCTGTGCCATCAGCATCCTCACAAAG gATCTTTGTGATGAGCTTGCTCTGGTTGATGTTTTGGAAGACAAACTAAAAGGAGAAATGATGGATCTACAGCATGGCAGCCTGTTCCTTCACACTCACAAGATTGTGGCAGGCAAAG ACTATGCTGTCACAGCCAACTCCAGGATTGTGGTAGTAACTGCAGGAGTTCGTCAGCAAGAGGGTGAGAGTCGTCTCAACCTGGTTCAGAGGAACGTGAATGTCTTCAAACACATCATTCCTCAGATTGTTAAGCACAGTCCCAACTGCATCATCCTGGTGGTTTCCAACCCAG TGGATATATTAACCTATGTCACATGGAAGCTGAGTGGCCTGCCAAAACACCGTGTGATTGGAAGTGGCTGCAATCTAGACACAGCAAGATTTCGCTATCTGATGTCTGAGAGACTTGGTATCCACCCAGCCAGCTGCCATGGCTGGATCTTGGGAGAACATGGTGATTCTAGTG TGGCTGTTTGGAGCGGAGTTAATGTGGCAGGCGTTTCTCTCCAGGAGCTGAATCCTGCCATGGGAACTGACAAAGATGGCGAGAACTGGAAGGAAGTCCACAAGCAAGTGGTTGAAAG TGCCTATGAGGTAATCAAACTTAAGGGATACACAAACTGGGCTATTGGCCTTAGTGTTGCTGACCTCTGTGAGACCATGCTGAAGAACTTGTGCCGCGTTCATTCAGTCTCAACACTGGTAAAG GGCATGTATGGTGTTGAGAATGATGTCTTCTTGAGCCTTCCTGCTGTCTTAAATTCCTCTGGATTGACAAGTGTTATTAACCAAAAGCTGAAGGATGATGAGGTGGCTCAGCTGAAGAAGAGTGCAGATACACTGTGGAACATCCAGAAAGACCTCAAAGATCTGTAA